A single genomic interval of Zingiber officinale cultivar Zhangliang chromosome 4A, Zo_v1.1, whole genome shotgun sequence harbors:
- the LOC121972861 gene encoding uncharacterized protein LOC121972861 produces MKGCIRQIEHLNPSGASEQDILTRAKMLFAEDPKYTKGFKFDHVWNILKDIEKFGTDTMNTASMKSRQQNANAGSSEQQFSEEAFHTPSSPCVSAFDLNITDSDSGGSSIKRPPGAKKAKMKKKNDEQIAKVININAQLVEAMNASTAATTKMAHTMLYKEESKILFKDLNSISNPMMREYIRNEQIRIMQKRMQVQGSHSAAHQGEGSQTSQIQGEGSQLNQYQGEDQESQNPTNIFGQFHNYFSRMGSDLPEY; encoded by the exons ATGAAAGGTTGCATTCGACAAATCGAACATCTGAATCCTAGTGGAGCATCGGAACAAGATATT TTAACTCGTGCCAAAATGTTATTTGCAGAAGACCCAAAATACACAAAGGGtttcaaatttgatcatgtctggaATATTCTCAAAGATATTGAAAAATTTGGCACTGACACTATGAATACTGCATCCATGAAATCGCGACAACAAAATGCTAATGCTGGTTCATCTGAACAACAATTCTCCGAGGAAGCATTTCATACACCTTCATCTCCTTGTGTGTCTGCTTTTGATCTTAATATCACTGATTCAGATAGCGGTGGTAGTTCTATTAAACGACCTCCAGGGGCGAAAAAagcaaaaatgaagaaaaagaatgaTGAACAGATTGCAAAGGTAATTAATATTAATGCTCAACTTGTTGAGGCAATGAATGCAAGTACTGCTGCTACTACAAAAATGGCACATACTATGCTTTACAAGGAAGAATCcaaaattttattcaaagatTTGAACTCGATCTCTAACCCGATGATGCGTGAATATATTCGCAATGAGCAAATTAGAATTATGCAAAAGAGAATGCAAGTACAAGGATCTCATTCAGCTGCACATCAAGGAGAAGGATCTCAAACATCTCAAATACAGGGAGAAGGATCACAACTTAATCAATATCAAGGTGAAGATCAAGAATCTCAGAATCCTACAAATATTTTTGgacaatttcataattattttagccGAATGGGGAGTGATCTTCCTGAATATtag
- the LOC121972862 gene encoding uncharacterized protein LOC121972862 produces MDNNIEGSSNLSSSSSDDDNYAESFSARQQLIAQVISTNNQIVLNYLNEGSNKSRHRGSIPGHKMINRNREAADRNLFNDYFAENALYNDAMFRRRFKMGRNLFMRICDAVTNHDNYFIQRRDGLRRLGLSSLQKITAAFRILAYGVPADATDEYIKIGESTAIESVKLFCRAVVEVFGGQYLRSPNAHDVARLLHIGELRGFPGITIPAHYVIQGKEYNMGYYLADGIYPKWSTLVQTIHAPQGRKNKLFAMKQEACRKDVERAFGVLQSRFAIVAGPSRFWQKNILHDILTSCIIMHNMIIEDGRDLNAPIVEHFEVSTPDVEPARDDGTRFEEFLA; encoded by the exons ATGGATAACAATATTGAAGGTTCATCAAATTTATCATCTTCAAGCTCTGATGATGATAACTATGCAGAAAGTTTTAGTGCAAGGCAACAACTGATCGCTCAGGTGATTTCTACCAATAATCAAATTGTCTTAAATTATCTCAATGAAGGAAGCAACAAAAGCAGGCATCGAGGCTCAATTCCTGGTCATAAGATGATCAATCGTAATCGTGAAGCTGCTGATCGTAATCTATTCAATGATTATTTCGCCGAAAATGCATTGTATAATGATGCAATGTTTCGAAGAAGATTCAAAATGGGACGGAATTTATTTATGCGTATCTGTGATGCTGTTACtaatcatgacaactattttataCAGAGAAGAGATGGGCTTAGAAGACTTGGTTTGTCAAGCTTGCAAAAAATAACAGCTGCATTTCGGATATTAGCATACGGTGTACCAGCAGATGCTACTGATGAGTACATTAAAATAGGGGAATCAACTGCTATTGAAAGTGTGAAACTATTTTGTCGTGCCGTTGTTGAAGTTTTTGGAGGGCAGTACCTACGATCTCCAAATGCTCACGATGTTGCTAGGCTACTTCATATTGGTGAGCTACGAGGTTTTCCAG GTATTACAATTCCTGCTCATTATGTCATTCAAGGAAAAGAGTACAATATGGGTTACTATTTAGCTGATGGTATATATCCAAAATGGTCAACACTTGTTCAAACGATTCATGCTCCACAAGGTCGAAAGAATAAATTATTTGCAATGAAGCAAGAAGCGTGTAGAAAGGATGTTGAGCGAGCATTTGGCGTGCTCCAATCACGCTTTGCAATTGTTGCAGGACCTTCACGTTTTTGgcagaaaaatattttacatgatATACTGACATCATGTATTATTATGCATAATATGATAATTGAAGATGGACGTGATTTAAATGCACCAATCGTGGAACACTTTGAGGTGTCGACTCCAGATGTTGAGCCCGCAAGAGATGATGGTACTCGATTTGAAGAGTTTCTAGCTTGA